A genomic stretch from Methylorubrum extorquens includes:
- a CDS encoding RND efflux transporter, MFP subunit (Evidence 2b : Function from indirect experimental evidences (e.g. phenotypes); PubMedId : 12107133, 12107134, 15793131; Product type t : transporter), with translation MNESSPIRRETAREYRTADPVTTAPVRRRRKFGRWMLALLILGGAGAVAHRTYDARQKPAGETAQAPGGGRPGHGGRPADMKQAVGVAPIVTGDMPVVLQGLGTVTPLATVSIRSQISGYLTKIGFREGQMVKEGDFLAQVDPRPYEALLAQYQGQLARDQALLQNSKLDLQRYQTLNRQDSISKQNVDTQAALVKQNEGTVAADQALVDQQKLNLTYARIVSPVEGRVGLRQVDLGNYITAGSTNIVVVTQLRPISVVFVLPEDDVARVMRRVRAGAKLTVRAYDRSDQHEIAVGRLDTVDNQIDTTTGTVKLRAMFENEDESLFPNQFVNARLTVETIQNAALVPNAAILRGTPGTYVYLMDGDEKVTVRPIKTGETDGVNTVVLSGLAAGDRVVTDGTDRLREGAPVRVVANAPGPQAGGPAAGAPGATLPTTPAAGAPADTGSTQGGQERRGRRRPAP, from the coding sequence ATGAACGAGAGTTCGCCGATACGCAGGGAGACCGCCCGGGAGTACCGGACCGCGGACCCGGTGACGACCGCGCCGGTCCGCCGGCGCCGTAAGTTCGGCCGCTGGATGCTCGCGCTGCTGATCCTCGGCGGGGCCGGCGCCGTCGCCCACCGCACCTACGACGCCCGGCAGAAGCCGGCCGGGGAGACCGCACAGGCGCCGGGCGGCGGCCGTCCCGGTCACGGCGGACGGCCGGCCGACATGAAGCAGGCGGTCGGCGTCGCGCCGATCGTGACCGGCGACATGCCGGTCGTGCTCCAGGGCCTCGGCACGGTGACGCCGCTCGCCACCGTCTCGATCCGCTCGCAGATCAGCGGCTACCTCACCAAGATCGGCTTTCGCGAGGGCCAGATGGTGAAGGAGGGCGACTTCCTCGCCCAGGTCGATCCGCGGCCCTACGAGGCGCTGCTCGCGCAGTATCAGGGCCAGCTCGCCCGCGATCAGGCGCTGTTGCAGAACTCGAAGCTCGATCTCCAGCGCTACCAGACTCTGAACCGCCAGGATTCGATCTCGAAGCAGAACGTCGACACCCAGGCCGCCCTGGTGAAGCAGAACGAGGGCACGGTCGCCGCCGACCAAGCGCTCGTCGATCAGCAGAAGCTCAATCTCACCTATGCCCGGATCGTCTCGCCGGTGGAGGGCCGGGTCGGCCTGCGGCAGGTCGATCTCGGCAACTACATCACCGCCGGCTCGACCAACATCGTCGTCGTCACGCAGTTGCGCCCGATCTCGGTGGTATTTGTGCTGCCGGAGGACGACGTGGCGCGGGTGATGCGCCGGGTGCGCGCAGGCGCGAAGCTGACGGTGCGCGCCTATGACCGCAGCGACCAGCACGAGATCGCAGTCGGCCGCCTCGACACGGTGGACAACCAGATCGACACCACGACCGGCACGGTAAAGCTGCGGGCGATGTTCGAGAACGAGGACGAGAGCCTGTTCCCGAACCAGTTCGTCAACGCGCGCCTCACCGTCGAGACGATCCAGAACGCGGCCTTGGTGCCGAACGCCGCGATCCTGCGCGGCACGCCCGGCACCTACGTCTACCTGATGGACGGCGACGAGAAGGTCACCGTGCGCCCGATCAAGACCGGCGAGACCGATGGGGTGAACACGGTGGTTCTGTCGGGGCTTGCGGCGGGCGACCGCGTCGTCACCGATGGCACCGACCGGCTGCGCGAGGGCGCGCCCGTGCGCGTCGTCGCCAACGCCCCCGGACCACAGGCCGGCGGTCCGGCAGCGGGGGCTCCCGGCGCGACGCTTCCGACGACGCCCGCAGCCGGCGCGCCGGCCGATACCGGTTCGACCCAGGGCGGTCAGGAGCGCCGGGGACGCCGGCGCCCGGCCCCGTAA
- a CDS encoding putative aminotransferase (putative ybdL) (Evidence 3 : Putative function from multiple computational evidences; Product type e : enzyme) has protein sequence MSLAANRIPPLTGHPVFAELPETVFEAMSRLARQHGAINLGQGFPDGQGPDDVRAAAARALESVSNQYPPMMGLPSLRSAIATHYRHHQGLDLNPEREVMVTSGATEALAGALMALVRPGDEVVLFEPMYDAYLPLVRRAGGVPRFVTLKPPHFRIEEAALADAFSERTRIVLLNNPLNPSATVFEEDDLALLAAFCRRFDAVAVCDEVWEHVIFDGRRHRPLMAQPGMRERTVKIGSAGKIFSLTGWKVGFVMADEPLMRVLSRAHQFLTFTTPPNLQEAVAYGLAKDDAYFEDMRADLARSRDRLAAGLSRIGFTVLPSAGTYFLSVDIAGVAADDVAFCKRIVSEHGVAAIPVSAFYEGGSVNNLVRFCFAKTDATLDAAVERLAGLFPGT, from the coding sequence ATGAGTCTTGCCGCGAATCGCATCCCCCCGCTCACCGGCCATCCCGTCTTCGCCGAGTTGCCGGAAACCGTGTTCGAAGCGATGTCGCGGCTTGCGCGGCAGCATGGGGCGATCAATCTCGGCCAGGGCTTTCCCGACGGTCAGGGGCCCGACGACGTGCGCGCCGCCGCCGCGCGGGCGCTGGAGAGCGTCAGCAACCAGTACCCGCCGATGATGGGGCTGCCCTCGCTCCGCTCGGCCATCGCCACGCATTACAGGCACCACCAGGGTCTCGACCTCAATCCGGAGCGCGAGGTGATGGTGACCTCGGGCGCGACCGAGGCGCTGGCCGGCGCGCTGATGGCGCTGGTTCGGCCGGGCGACGAGGTCGTGCTGTTCGAGCCGATGTACGACGCCTACCTGCCGCTGGTGCGGCGCGCCGGCGGAGTGCCGCGCTTCGTCACGCTCAAGCCACCGCATTTCCGGATCGAGGAGGCGGCGTTGGCCGACGCGTTCTCCGAACGCACCCGGATCGTCCTGCTCAACAACCCGCTCAACCCGAGCGCCACCGTCTTCGAGGAGGACGACCTCGCCCTGCTCGCGGCGTTCTGCCGGCGCTTCGACGCAGTGGCGGTCTGCGACGAGGTGTGGGAGCACGTGATCTTCGATGGCCGGCGCCATCGGCCGCTGATGGCGCAGCCGGGCATGCGCGAGCGGACGGTGAAGATCGGCTCGGCCGGCAAGATCTTCAGCCTGACCGGCTGGAAGGTTGGCTTCGTGATGGCGGACGAGCCGCTGATGCGGGTGCTGTCACGGGCGCACCAGTTCCTCACCTTCACCACGCCGCCGAACCTTCAGGAGGCGGTCGCCTACGGCCTGGCCAAGGACGACGCGTACTTCGAGGATATGCGGGCTGACCTCGCCCGCTCCCGCGACCGGCTGGCGGCGGGGCTGTCACGCATCGGGTTCACCGTACTGCCGAGTGCGGGCACCTACTTCCTCAGCGTCGACATCGCGGGGGTCGCCGCCGACGACGTCGCCTTCTGCAAGCGGATCGTGTCCGAGCACGGCGTCGCGGCCATTCCCGTCAGCGCCTTCTACGAGGGAGGCAGCGTGAACAACCTCGTGCGCTTCTGCTTCGCCAAGACGGACGCCACCCTCGACGCGGCAGTCGAACGCTTGGCGGGATTATTTCCTGGGACGTGA
- a CDS encoding conserved protein of unknown function (Evidence 4 : Unknown function but conserved in other organisms), with product MKHDRTGLPLPRNEGAKSLECGGRSDRGVNMRLRLMIVNIRHPGDTAQKRDFAVHPQARVRERTLRRRCRTVLAKVRQDASCLRRR from the coding sequence ATGAAGCACGACCGGACCGGCCTGCCACTCCCAAGAAACGAGGGGGCGAAGTCCCTTGAGTGCGGCGGCCGGTCCGACCGTGGGGTGAACATGCGCTTACGACTGATGATCGTCAACATTCGTCACCCCGGGGACACCGCGCAAAAACGGGATTTCGCGGTTCATCCGCAGGCTCGTGTGCGTGAGCGCACGTTGCGCAGGCGATGCCGCACCGTTCTCGCCAAGGTTCGACAAGACGCCTCTTGTCTTCGCAGGCGGTGA
- a CDS encoding protein of unknown function (Evidence 5 : Unknown function): MNDRAVRFLVQRLGRGHILVMSTSVHTTSTAYRESAGAAQLRRLTDTSTEASLLRLEQLAHLMDSAILLPGINRRVGLDAVIGLVPILGDIAGMAIASYIVYEAKRLGAPRWLVWRMMGNVAIDGAVGSVPLAGDLLDAAFKANCRNVRLLRRHLERKGALRPSEIEGTATRLD, from the coding sequence GTGAACGACCGCGCGGTCCGCTTCCTTGTGCAGCGGTTGGGCCGGGGCCACATCCTCGTTATGAGCACCTCCGTTCACACCACCAGCACGGCCTATCGCGAGTCCGCGGGCGCGGCGCAGCTGCGCCGCCTCACCGATACCAGCACCGAGGCGAGCCTCCTGCGGCTCGAGCAGCTCGCCCACCTGATGGACTCGGCGATCCTCCTGCCGGGCATCAACCGCCGCGTCGGCCTCGACGCGGTGATCGGTCTCGTTCCCATCCTCGGCGACATCGCGGGCATGGCGATCGCCTCGTACATCGTCTACGAGGCGAAGCGGCTCGGCGCACCGCGCTGGCTGGTTTGGCGCATGATGGGCAACGTCGCCATCGACGGCGCGGTGGGCTCGGTGCCGTTGGCCGGCGACCTGCTCGACGCGGCCTTCAAGGCGAACTGCCGCAACGTGCGCCTTCTGCGTCGCCATCTGGAGCGCAAGGGCGCGCTGCGGCCGAGCGAGATCGAGGGCACCGCAACCCGGCTCGACTGA
- a CDS encoding conserved protein of unknown function (Evidence 4 : Unknown function but conserved in other organisms), protein MRLGTCLLLAVMSGVLGLSLRLTLPVTPVDASFRDVVRLYQSQGAPTGSNTLETSPP, encoded by the coding sequence ATGCGTCTGGGAACTTGCCTGCTGCTCGCCGTGATGTCCGGTGTCCTGGGCTTGAGTCTGCGTCTCACGCTTCCGGTGACGCCGGTCGATGCGTCGTTTCGCGACGTGGTGCGCCTCTATCAGTCGCAGGGCGCGCCGACCGGCAGCAACACGCTGGAAACGTCGCCGCCGTAG